AGTCCGGACGCCGCCCGCATCCGAGTCAAGCGCTACCGCCAGAGTATGAACAACTTCCAGAGCCTGCGAAGCTTTGGCTGTCGCTTCGGGACGTGCACGGTGCAGAAGCTGGCGCACCAGATCTACCAGTTCACGGACAAGGACAAGGACGGCGTCGCCCCCAGGAGCAAGATCAGCCCCCAGGGCTACGGCCGCCGGCGCCGACGCTCCCTGCCCGAGGCCGGCCTGGGACGGACTCTGTCTTCCCAGGAGCCACAGGCGCGCGCGGCCCCGGCCTCCCGGGCTCATCAAGTGTTCGCCACCCTCCTTAGGATTTAGGC
This region of Mesoplodon densirostris isolate mMesDen1 chromosome 7, mMesDen1 primary haplotype, whole genome shotgun sequence genomic DNA includes:
- the ADM gene encoding pro-adrenomedullin; this translates as MKLVPVALMYLGSLAFLGADTARLDVAAEFRKKWNKWALSRGKRELRESSSYPTGLADVKEGPAQTLVRPQDVKGASRSPQASSPDAARIRVKRYRQSMNNFQSLRSFGCRFGTCTVQKLAHQIYQFTDKDKDGVAPRSKISPQGYGRRRRRSLPEAGLGRTLSSQEPQARAAPASRAHQVFATLLRI